One genomic segment of Paenibacillus sp. FSL H8-0332 includes these proteins:
- a CDS encoding HAMP domain-containing sensor histidine kinase, protein MEAVKQRKPVRLRTFFLQYLLLLSLGTILLLGGLLGAFTLAFAWGAVLPANYDEKEITQFKQQLAAGTADTAPQVPDRLDYTVFTLDGKPLGGNLNAKEAEQAWRITRQGDYRGSYFYTTAEHGQKLWIFRYVLTPQYASPLLRRSLPNPQLLAPVLFVLGFLVMAALLAARFGRKLSERMAGLQEATENIRRENLEFAVHPSGIVEIDEVLGSLDRMKDALQTSLEKQWELERSRREQISALAHDIKTPLTIIRGNAELLQEIVETEPQREYSGYIRRSAEDIEAFVQEVIDLSSQQAGSSRQKALVPAAEIIAELELQMNALKAGRNLKTSIRQEKLPEYLFIHKELLLRGMMNVITNAAEHTPPGGSIALLVQSGPDAVQFTVTDTGSGFSAADLREATSQFYRGDPSRSSGNHHGMGLYIARSVAEQHGGSLHLSNVSPSGGGKVTMRIAAPE, encoded by the coding sequence GTGGAAGCTGTAAAACAACGCAAACCCGTGCGGCTGCGCACCTTTTTTCTGCAATACCTGCTGCTGTTAAGCCTTGGTACCATTCTGCTGCTGGGAGGACTGCTTGGCGCGTTCACACTGGCGTTCGCCTGGGGTGCGGTGCTGCCTGCCAACTATGACGAGAAGGAGATCACCCAGTTCAAGCAGCAGCTGGCTGCGGGTACAGCGGATACGGCCCCGCAGGTCCCCGACCGGCTGGATTACACCGTATTCACCTTGGACGGGAAGCCGCTGGGCGGCAATCTGAATGCTAAAGAGGCGGAACAAGCCTGGAGAATTACCCGGCAGGGGGACTACAGAGGCTCCTACTTCTACACCACCGCCGAACATGGACAGAAGCTGTGGATCTTCCGTTATGTCTTGACGCCGCAATACGCCTCTCCCCTGCTGCGCCGCTCGCTGCCGAACCCCCAGCTGCTGGCCCCCGTACTCTTCGTGCTCGGGTTCCTGGTGATGGCCGCCCTGCTCGCGGCCCGGTTCGGCCGGAAGCTCTCGGAGCGGATGGCCGGACTGCAGGAAGCGACCGAGAACATCCGGCGCGAGAATCTGGAGTTCGCCGTCCATCCCAGCGGCATTGTGGAGATTGATGAGGTACTGGGCTCGCTGGACCGGATGAAGGATGCCCTGCAGACTTCACTGGAGAAGCAGTGGGAGCTGGAGCGCTCCCGCAGAGAGCAGATCTCCGCGCTGGCCCACGACATCAAGACGCCGCTGACCATTATCCGGGGCAACGCCGAGCTGCTGCAGGAGATTGTAGAGACGGAGCCGCAGCGTGAATACAGCGGCTATATCCGCCGCAGCGCTGAAGACATTGAAGCCTTCGTGCAGGAAGTCATTGACCTGTCCAGCCAGCAGGCCGGCTCCTCCCGCCAGAAGGCGCTGGTCCCGGCAGCAGAGATCATAGCTGAGCTGGAGCTGCAGATGAATGCCCTCAAGGCAGGCAGGAACCTGAAGACCTCTATCCGGCAGGAGAAGCTGCCGGAATACCTGTTCATTCACAAGGAGCTGCTGCTGCGGGGCATGATGAACGTGATTACCAATGCCGCCGAGCATACCCCGCCCGGGGGCAGCATTGCCCTGCTTGTCCAGAGCGGGCCGGATGCGGTTCAGTTCACGGTTACAGACACCGGTAGCGGCTTCTCGGCGGCCGACCTCCGGGAGGCCACCAGCCAGTTCTACCGGGGCGACCCGAGCCGCAGCTCCGGGAATCATCACGGAATGGGGCTCTATATTGCACGCTCTGTGGCCGAGCAGCACGGAGGCAGTCTGCACCTCAGCAATGTCTCCCCATCCGGGGGCGGGAAGGTCACGATGCGCATTGCCGCGCCTGAGTAG
- a CDS encoding NUDIX hydrolase: MELRDANGLTEREFLEQYRAGDYERPSVAADMVIFTVADAAADQEPGAGAKGLSLLLIRRGGHPCLGKWALPGGFVQPDETTDQAAARELEEETGVAGVYLEQLRIFSDPGRDPRTWVISSSYMALVDSRRSQLEAGDDAEAAAWFKVSYQLRQEHKELLEQGCIRTRTYELRLEAAKQALTAVVEQTVTATPAARSVQYAVLSNDGLAFDHAKIITYAIERLRQETERTGIALLLMPEQFTLAELQQVYEVILGQELPKAVFLDKVAALITATNLYTEHTEHTPSRRLYQRNWGEV, encoded by the coding sequence GTGGAATTGAGAGATGCCAACGGACTTACAGAGCGTGAATTCCTGGAGCAGTACCGGGCCGGGGACTATGAACGGCCTTCCGTGGCGGCGGATATGGTGATTTTCACCGTTGCGGATGCAGCGGCGGATCAGGAACCCGGGGCTGGAGCGAAGGGGCTGAGCCTCCTGCTGATCCGCAGAGGCGGGCATCCCTGCCTCGGGAAGTGGGCACTGCCGGGCGGCTTCGTCCAGCCGGACGAGACCACAGATCAGGCGGCCGCGCGAGAGCTGGAGGAGGAGACCGGCGTGGCCGGTGTCTATCTGGAGCAGCTGCGCATCTTCTCAGACCCCGGGCGCGATCCCCGCACCTGGGTGATCAGCAGCAGTTATATGGCGCTGGTCGACAGCCGCCGTAGCCAATTAGAGGCAGGGGATGATGCCGAGGCTGCGGCCTGGTTCAAGGTAAGCTACCAGCTCCGGCAGGAGCATAAAGAGCTGCTGGAGCAAGGCTGCATCCGCACCCGTACCTATGAACTGCGGCTGGAGGCCGCAAAACAGGCGCTGACTGCAGTGGTAGAACAGACGGTGACGGCGACACCGGCGGCCAGATCGGTGCAATATGCCGTCTTGTCGAATGACGGACTTGCTTTTGATCACGCCAAGATCATTACCTATGCTATTGAACGGCTGCGTCAGGAGACGGAAAGAACCGGAATCGCGCTGCTCTTAATGCCTGAGCAATTCACCCTGGCCGAGTTGCAGCAGGTCTACGAGGTGATTCTCGGCCAGGAGTTGCCGAAGGCGGTCTTCCTGGACAAGGTGGCTGCGCTTATAACCGCGACCAACCTGTACACAGAGCATACGGAACACACACCCTCCCGCCGCTTGTATCAGCGGAACTGGGGAGAAGTCTGA
- a CDS encoding AAA family ATPase produces MKTLGLTLGKFAPLHKGHQFMFETALREVDELIVVIYETTVSPVPLQIRANWIRSLYPAVRVIEAWDGPGGYSDDREHELREEQYILWLLKGEQVTHFYSSEFYGEHMSLALGAIDRRVDEARVQVPVSATMVRSDPYPYRGYVSGLVYRDLITKVVFVGAMSTGKSTITEALARRYGTAFASEYGRDYWTEHQVDRRIGLEAFDEIAVGHLEREEQALLDANRYLFVDTNAITTYMYALDYHGKAPELLTRLALENAQRYDLFFLCDDDIPYDDTWDRSGDQKRHVFHQQIIADLKERRIPYITLRGTLTERISKVDSVLAKFKPYGNYFGELEH; encoded by the coding sequence ATGAAGACACTTGGATTAACACTCGGAAAGTTTGCCCCGCTGCATAAAGGCCACCAGTTCATGTTCGAGACCGCACTGCGGGAGGTTGACGAGCTGATCGTGGTGATCTACGAGACGACCGTCTCTCCGGTGCCGCTACAGATCCGGGCGAACTGGATTCGCAGCCTCTATCCTGCGGTCCGGGTAATTGAAGCTTGGGATGGTCCGGGTGGATACTCGGATGACAGGGAGCATGAGCTCCGGGAGGAGCAGTATATTCTCTGGCTGCTGAAGGGCGAGCAGGTGACCCATTTTTATTCGAGTGAATTCTATGGAGAGCATATGAGTCTGGCGCTGGGTGCTATTGACCGGCGGGTGGATGAGGCGAGGGTGCAGGTTCCGGTATCGGCCACGATGGTCCGCTCGGACCCTTACCCATACCGGGGTTATGTCAGCGGGCTAGTGTACCGCGATCTAATTACCAAGGTCGTATTTGTAGGGGCCATGTCTACCGGCAAGTCTACGATCACCGAAGCACTTGCCCGGAGATACGGTACGGCCTTCGCCAGTGAATACGGGCGGGATTACTGGACAGAGCATCAGGTGGACCGCCGGATTGGGCTGGAGGCTTTTGACGAGATCGCGGTGGGGCATCTGGAGCGGGAAGAGCAGGCACTGCTTGACGCCAATAGGTATTTATTCGTCGATACGAATGCGATTACCACTTATATGTATGCGCTGGATTACCATGGGAAGGCACCCGAGCTGCTAACCCGGCTGGCCTTGGAGAACGCGCAGCGCTACGACCTGTTCTTCCTGTGCGACGATGATATTCCGTATGACGATACGTGGGACCGCAGCGGGGATCAGAAGCGGCATGTGTTCCACCAGCAGATTATCGCAGACCTGAAGGAGCGGCGGATTCCCTATATAACCCTTAGGGGCACGCTTACGGAACGTATAAGCAAGGTGGACAGTGTACTGGCAAAATTCAAGCCGTACGGGAATTATTTCGGAGAGCTGGAGCATTGA
- the pnuC gene encoding nicotinamide riboside transporter PnuC encodes MKKVPGNWSGFELAWLVIFTLIAFVFTVISKDSLFGFTVFITGVLCVVLTAKGKLASYGFGMYNTFGYAYLAYINGLFGEVMLNLLFFVPMNIVGFYMWKRNMHGGKLSMRQMETRGLLLTVAVCVAGALLLGFGLSFIPAQNSPYIDALTTVLSVVATLLMVRRFKEQWLVYIVLNMFTVLLWVIRTLEGSGEGLLMIVMWSAYLINAVYGYYNWNKGAKEALS; translated from the coding sequence ATGAAGAAGGTACCCGGCAACTGGAGCGGGTTTGAACTCGCCTGGCTGGTGATATTTACGCTGATCGCGTTTGTTTTTACGGTGATCTCCAAGGATTCGCTCTTCGGGTTCACGGTCTTCATCACCGGGGTACTATGCGTGGTGCTGACGGCGAAGGGGAAGCTGGCGAGCTATGGATTCGGGATGTATAATACGTTCGGATATGCCTATTTGGCTTATATCAACGGATTATTTGGCGAGGTTATGCTGAATCTGCTATTCTTTGTGCCCATGAATATTGTAGGCTTCTATATGTGGAAAAGAAATATGCACGGCGGCAAGCTGTCCATGCGCCAAATGGAAACGAGGGGCCTCCTGCTCACCGTTGCAGTCTGTGTGGCGGGGGCACTGCTGCTGGGCTTCGGCTTATCGTTCATTCCCGCGCAGAATTCACCTTACATCGATGCCCTGACTACCGTGTTATCCGTTGTGGCTACCCTCCTTATGGTGCGGCGCTTCAAGGAGCAGTGGCTGGTCTATATCGTACTGAATATGTTCACCGTTCTGCTCTGGGTGATCCGGACGCTGGAAGGCAGCGGGGAGGGTCTGCTGATGATCGTGATGTGGAGCGCCTATCTGATTAACGCGGTCTACGGTTACTACAACTGGAACAAAGGGGCTAAGGAGGCGCTGTCATGA
- a CDS encoding DUF3289 family protein produces MFKRRIMKRSFTLFVILVLVLSSLQLKPALAQEDTGGKQETTYTGEGYEVTYTISSKWEGAFNADVTIRNTGNQTLENWSIDFTSPYEITNIWNGQVQAYENGVYTLKNIGSNQDIPVGGSVNFGFTASFEGELLLPASFDMHSTGQIVPGGQYETSFTVTSDWGSAFNGEIAIKNISQSAIEDWTLEFDYDGNLDRFWTAEITGHTGNHYVIHNAGYNANIQPGETLILGFSGNPGNVVSVPSGYQLTQILTGEESPEPEPGRVSVQLETYSLQLQNSPDGDYYFLTSKMDKLTGTLGGVSQVKAFNYEITDKNKAVLQQGTIPVSAAWSAEGIGLGIGYNLLKLRAQVQDGTEVTKEYIIVNFDENNLDNLGIDREKDSDKDGISDYYEEHYGLSATSKDTDGDGLSDRDELLVLKLNPLETDSDKNGTADGDEDYDKDGLTNLEELMLGTSLISEDSDGDSLTDSEEVHTHKTDPLKADTDGDGLSDAWELQIGSDPLVPETKFARTMKAEDVGGKAVPTVAVEGITAEQVDSLSVQPVQDGILNDTTIPGYIDQGYNFSIDGSFEKATISFEFDKSLLNQAGFVPRIYYYNEESQLFEELPDQQVAGNMISVQTVHFSKYILLNKTVYDQVWLYKFLYDEGQEHYAGMDIAFVIDSSGSMSDNDRSNVRISVTRQFVNLLTDSDRGAIVDFDDSAKVLSGFTSDKTVLSQAAGRIDANGGTTLSSGISSAINLFATTSRAEVLKYIIMLTDGEGSYDTALTKRAADQGIVIYTVGLGSSISTSVLTSMAQGTGGSYYHASNASQLYGIFDTIAETSDLYKDTDQDGISDYHEKEMQAGRLRVGTGGAAVRLNYLDADSDNDGLKDGQEIHIVKAGNKVYAYMYSNPNLTDTDGDGLNDAVDSRRLIPDVSEALILQSEYREGILKKAPQGTSPVSDDLTFNDYTYFELLKLDPVFSVARITPESMIWGEMALLFVVGKIGATDDMKFVLGDLISTFKYSKTINEGTSVTLGDTFDTSNYIKYHNSKLDNAVISDASTQRYVHLIQDFVVQELRSNHGDLSRLRFDPNGSQSVVNSYVNQFSTSPYPVFTEKTNLALSLAIHAFHGHNITIKDFNNNGDQFSGKLVFHFYDHFGLDADDEINNPGFVDWFTLQHYERFNGKYVPFITTIDYELPFSGSVY; encoded by the coding sequence ATGTTCAAGAGAAGGATCATGAAACGGAGCTTCACCCTGTTTGTCATTCTGGTATTGGTATTATCGTCTCTTCAGCTCAAGCCTGCTTTAGCACAGGAAGACACGGGCGGGAAGCAGGAAACAACTTACACAGGAGAGGGTTATGAGGTAACCTACACGATTTCCTCCAAGTGGGAAGGCGCCTTTAACGCAGATGTTACGATCAGGAATACGGGTAACCAGACGCTGGAGAACTGGAGTATTGATTTTACATCCCCTTATGAAATTACGAATATCTGGAACGGACAAGTACAGGCCTACGAGAACGGAGTTTATACCCTCAAGAATATAGGCAGCAATCAGGACATTCCGGTGGGTGGCAGTGTGAATTTCGGCTTCACGGCTTCATTTGAAGGAGAGCTGCTGCTACCGGCGTCATTTGATATGCACAGCACTGGACAGATCGTACCGGGCGGGCAATACGAGACAAGCTTCACAGTGACAAGTGATTGGGGAAGCGCTTTTAACGGCGAAATTGCCATTAAGAATATATCGCAGTCAGCCATTGAGGATTGGACGCTGGAGTTCGATTATGACGGGAACCTGGACCGGTTCTGGACGGCTGAAATTACCGGGCATACCGGCAATCATTACGTCATACATAATGCGGGCTATAATGCCAACATTCAGCCGGGCGAGACACTGATCCTAGGCTTCTCTGGGAACCCGGGGAATGTTGTAAGTGTCCCTTCGGGCTATCAGCTAACGCAGATCTTAACCGGGGAAGAATCCCCGGAGCCTGAGCCGGGCAGGGTCTCCGTGCAGCTTGAAACGTACAGTCTCCAGCTTCAGAACAGTCCGGACGGAGACTATTACTTCCTGACCTCCAAGATGGACAAGCTGACTGGTACGCTGGGAGGAGTATCACAGGTCAAGGCCTTCAATTATGAGATTACGGACAAGAATAAAGCAGTCCTCCAGCAAGGGACGATCCCTGTAAGTGCAGCATGGTCTGCAGAAGGAATCGGGCTTGGCATCGGATACAATCTGCTGAAGCTGCGCGCACAAGTTCAAGATGGGACTGAAGTGACCAAAGAGTATATTATCGTGAACTTCGACGAGAACAATCTGGATAACCTCGGGATTGACCGGGAGAAGGACAGCGATAAGGACGGAATCAGCGATTACTATGAGGAGCATTATGGCCTATCCGCTACCAGCAAGGATACTGATGGTGACGGCTTAAGTGACCGGGATGAGCTGCTCGTGCTGAAGCTGAACCCACTTGAAACGGACAGTGATAAGAATGGGACCGCTGACGGTGATGAGGACTACGATAAGGATGGATTAACCAACCTGGAGGAGCTGATGCTGGGCACCAGCCTCATCAGCGAAGACAGTGACGGCGATAGTCTTACGGACAGCGAAGAGGTTCATACGCACAAGACCGATCCCCTGAAGGCCGACACCGATGGCGACGGACTCTCTGACGCGTGGGAACTCCAGATCGGAAGCGACCCGCTTGTGCCTGAGACGAAGTTTGCAAGAACAATGAAGGCAGAGGATGTCGGGGGCAAGGCTGTTCCAACTGTTGCTGTAGAAGGGATCACTGCGGAGCAGGTAGACAGCTTATCTGTTCAGCCGGTCCAGGACGGCATTCTTAATGATACAACTATTCCCGGATATATTGATCAAGGCTATAATTTCTCCATCGACGGAAGCTTTGAGAAGGCCACAATCTCCTTTGAGTTCGATAAAAGCTTACTGAATCAGGCAGGCTTTGTGCCGCGAATCTACTATTACAATGAGGAGTCGCAGCTGTTCGAAGAGCTGCCGGATCAGCAGGTGGCCGGGAATATGATCTCGGTCCAGACGGTTCATTTCTCCAAATACATTCTGTTAAACAAAACAGTATACGACCAGGTCTGGTTATATAAGTTCCTGTATGATGAGGGACAGGAGCATTATGCGGGGATGGATATTGCCTTCGTCATCGATTCCTCGGGCAGTATGTCAGATAATGACCGGAGCAATGTGAGAATCAGCGTAACCAGACAGTTCGTCAATCTGCTGACGGACAGTGACCGCGGGGCTATTGTTGATTTTGACGACTCTGCCAAGGTGTTATCCGGCTTCACTTCAGACAAGACCGTGCTGAGTCAGGCTGCGGGGCGGATTGATGCGAACGGCGGAACGACTCTGAGCAGCGGGATTTCCAGTGCAATTAATCTGTTCGCCACCACCAGCAGAGCGGAGGTTCTGAAGTACATTATTATGCTTACTGACGGGGAAGGCTCTTATGATACCGCACTAACCAAACGGGCTGCCGATCAGGGTATTGTGATTTATACGGTAGGCCTGGGCAGCAGCATTTCGACGAGTGTCCTGACCAGCATGGCCCAAGGCACCGGCGGCAGCTATTATCATGCAAGTAATGCCAGCCAATTGTATGGGATCTTCGATACCATTGCCGAGACTTCCGACCTGTACAAGGATACAGACCAGGATGGCATCAGCGATTATCATGAGAAGGAGATGCAGGCCGGAAGACTGCGTGTCGGTACTGGCGGTGCGGCGGTCAGGTTGAACTATCTGGATGCGGACAGTGACAATGACGGGCTTAAGGACGGGCAAGAGATCCACATTGTCAAAGCTGGCAACAAGGTCTACGCTTATATGTATTCCAATCCCAACCTTACCGATACGGACGGGGACGGATTAAACGATGCGGTGGACAGCAGAAGACTGATTCCAGATGTAAGCGAGGCCCTGATCCTTCAATCTGAGTACAGAGAAGGAATTCTAAAGAAAGCACCGCAGGGAACTTCCCCAGTCTCCGATGACCTGACGTTCAATGACTATACGTATTTTGAGTTACTCAAGCTGGACCCGGTATTCTCGGTGGCCAGAATTACGCCCGAGTCCATGATCTGGGGCGAGATGGCTCTTCTGTTCGTTGTCGGCAAAATAGGTGCAACGGATGATATGAAATTCGTTCTTGGCGATCTGATCTCAACGTTCAAGTACAGCAAAACCATTAATGAAGGAACCTCGGTAACCCTTGGTGACACCTTCGATACCAGCAACTATATTAAGTATCATAACAGCAAGCTGGATAATGCCGTCATCTCGGACGCCAGCACCCAGAGGTATGTACACTTAATCCAGGATTTCGTGGTGCAGGAGCTGCGCAGTAATCATGGCGATCTGTCCAGGCTGAGATTTGACCCGAACGGAAGCCAGAGTGTGGTGAATAGTTACGTGAATCAATTCTCGACCAGCCCGTATCCGGTATTTACGGAGAAGACCAATCTGGCGTTATCTCTGGCCATCCATGCCTTCCATGGTCATAATATTACCATTAAGGACTTCAACAACAACGGAGATCAATTCAGCGGCAAGCTGGTGTTCCATTTCTATGATCATTTCGGCCTGGATGCTGATGATGAGATCAATAATCCGGGATTTGTGGACTGGTTCACTTTGCAGCACTACGAACGGTTCAACGGCAAATATGTACCGTTCATTACAACGATTGACTACGAGCTGCCTTTTAGCGGCTCCGTGTATTAA
- a CDS encoding RidA family protein has translation MSLNNNVIQRYNPENIAKPVGSYSHVTKISRDAEMYVFSGQIGIDPNNNIPADFNQQVTNTMSNIVDILSSQQLTPDHVIKINIWATEEIDWDHFYSIWNNVFGPTPPSMTVAYIQGLGLPELKIELDVWAAG, from the coding sequence ATGAGCCTAAATAACAATGTCATTCAAAGATATAACCCTGAAAATATAGCGAAACCGGTCGGCAGCTACAGCCATGTGACCAAAATCAGCAGAGATGCTGAAATGTATGTCTTTTCCGGTCAAATCGGAATTGATCCGAACAATAATATCCCTGCCGATTTCAACCAGCAAGTAACCAATACCATGAGTAATATTGTCGACATTCTGTCCTCACAGCAGCTAACCCCGGACCATGTCATCAAAATCAACATCTGGGCCACGGAGGAAATCGATTGGGATCATTTCTATTCCATCTGGAATAACGTGTTCGGCCCCACGCCTCCCTCCATGACGGTTGCCTACATCCAAGGATTAGGGCTGCCTGAGCTGAAGATTGAATTAGATGTTTGGGCCGCTGGTTAA